CTGTATCCCCCCCCCACGGGCAGAGTCCTTCCACCATGTCCTGCGTGGGAAAGATGCGCAGGCCCCCTGGCTGagcccctgtcccctcctgcaTGCAGCCACATGGAGcatctctgttctttttaataaCTTCAGAATAAAGTCTTGTTTCAGTGCAATGGGCTGGGTGGCCGGGGCAGGAGGTGAAAGCCCCCTCCCAGGTCCCCAAGGGCCCACTGAGCCCTCTTGGGTGGGCTCTGGGAATCCTGGAGCCATCTGGGCCTTGATGGTCATCTGGGCACTGGCCACAGTTCAGGCTTGGTTGCAGGCCCCCAGTGACTGGGACTCCAGCGAGGCATCTGCTCTCAGAGGGTCAAGGGCACAGAGCTGGTGCAGCTCAGCAGGTCATGGCCCTCCATGGACTCTGGACTCTCCTGCATCTGTGGAGACACAGGTCACTGGTGGGCCTACTGGGTCAAGGCTGGGGTTCCCTCCTCTAGGATACCCtagggatggaggagggagggtggggcgGATCTCTGGAGGGCAAAGGAGCATCATCATCCCATGCAAGAGCAAGGATAGACCCCTGGAGCATCCCCTACTCAAGCCCAAATGCCCCTTAGCCTGCCTCAACATTTGTCCTGAGCCCTGGGAGAGCCAGATATCGTCAGTTGTGTGACTTAGTAGGAGAtctggcctctctgagcctttaAACTTCTCTCTTTGGAGAGACCCCATACAGAGGAGTGGGACACACCAGCCTGGACTTCCTAGCAGGAACTCCAGGAAAATATGGGAAGTCAGGAGTATGGAGGGGACTTACCATGTGGTGGCTGCTTTTCCCCCACCAGGGCCTCAGTTCCAGCAACTGGTGGGCCAGCTGGATGCAGCGCACAGCAAACACACTTTCCGCTACACAGAACACCAGTGAGATGCCCCAGAGGCACAGGCTAGAGCTCTGCAGGACACAGGGGACAGAGATGGCCGGGTGTGTGCCAAGAACCATTCCCACCCCTGTCAAGGGCCTGGGTGCCCCCATCCCAGGCTCAGGCACTCACGTAAATGCGGGTGGGGTCGAAGGGACAGTCGGGTGTGAGTGCCAGTAGTTCAGGGCTCCCAAAAGTGCAGGCAGCCAGCAGGGCCCGGCCCTGGGTGGCAAAGGTCACGGCGATCGAGGCCAAGAGGCCAAGGGCACAGATCAAAGAGAGAAGAGCACAGGCCACACTCGAGCTAAACATTGTCCAGCGCTGGATGGGGGAGGCCACTGGTCAGTGGACATCAGGCTTGGCCTCCCTGGGCAGCTCA
This genomic interval from Urocitellus parryii isolate mUroPar1 chromosome 11, mUroPar1.hap1, whole genome shotgun sequence contains the following:
- the Tmem54 gene encoding transmembrane protein 54 → MCLRLGGLSVDDFRKVLMKTGLVLVVLGHVSFIIAAVLHGTVLRYVAAPRDAVALQYCVVNILSVTSAIVVITSGIAAIVLSRYLPSTPLRWTMFSSSVACALLSLICALGLLASIAVTFATQGRALLAACTFGSPELLALTPDCPFDPTRIYSSSLCLWGISLVFCVAESVFAVRCIQLAHQLLELRPWWGKSSHHMMQESPESMEGHDLLSCTSSVPLTL